DNA from Poecilia reticulata strain Guanapo linkage group LG20, Guppy_female_1.0+MT, whole genome shotgun sequence:
NNNNNNNNNNNNNNNNNNNNNNNNNNNNNNNNNNNNNNNNNNNNNNNNNNNNNNNNNNNNNNNNNNNNNNNNNNNNNNNNNNNNNNNNNNNNNNNNNNNNNNNNNNNNNNNNNNNNNNNNNNNNNNNNNNNNNNNNNNNNNNNNNNNNNNNNNNNNNNNNNNNNNNNNNNNNNNNNNNNNNNNNNNNNNNNNNNNNNNNNNNNNNNNNNNNNNNNNNNNNNNNNNNNNNNNNNNNNNNNNNNNNNNNNNNNNNNNNNNNNNNNNNNNNNNNNNNNNNNNNNNNNNNNNNNNNNNNNNNNNNNNNNNNNNNNNNNNNNNNNNNNNNNNNNNNNNNNNNNNNNNNNNNNNNNNNNNNNNNNNNNNNNNNNNNNNNNNNNNNNNNNNNNNNNNNNNNNNNNNNNNNNNNNNNNNNNNNNNNNNNNNNNNNNNNNNNNNNNNNNNNNNNNNNNNNNNNNNNNNNNNNNNNNNNNNNNNNNNNNNNNNNNNNNNNNNNNNNNNNNNNNNNNNNNNNNNNNNNNNNNNNNNNNNNNNNNNNNNNNNNNNNNNNNNNNNNNNNNNNNNNNNNNNNNNNNNNNNNNNNNNNNNNNNNNNNNNNNNNNNNNNNNNNNNNNNNNNNNNNNNNNNNNNNNNNNNNNNNNNNNNNNNNNNNNNNNNNNNNNNNNNNNNNNNNNNNNNNNNNNNNNNNNNNNNNNNNNNNNNNNNNNNNNNNNNNNNNNNNNNNNNNNNNNNNNNNNNNNNNNNNNNNNNNNNNNNNNNNNNNNNNNNNNNNNNNNNNNNNNNNNNNNNNNNNNNNNNNNNNNNNNNNNNNNNNNNNNNNNNNNNNNNNNNNNNNNNNNNNNNNNNNNNNNNNNNNNNNNNNNNNNNNNNNNNNNNNNNNNNNNNNNNNNNNNNNNNNNNNNNNNNNNNNNNNNNNNNNNNNNNNNNNNNNNNNNNNNNNNNNNNNNNNNNNNNNNNNNNNNNNNNNNNNNNNNNNNNNNNNNNNNNNNNNNNNNNNNNNNNNNNNNNNNNNNNNNNNNNNNNNNNNNNNNNNNNNNNNNNNNNNNNNNNNNNNNNNNNNNNNNNNNNNNNNNNNNNNNNNNNNNNNNNNNNNNNNNNNNNNNNNNNNNNNNNNNNNNNNNNNNNNNNNNNNNNNNNNNNNNNNNNNNNNNNNNNNNNNNNNNNNNNNNNNNNNNNNNNNNNNNNNNNNNNNNNNNNNNNNNNNNNNNNNNNNNNNNNNNNNNNNNNNNNNNNNNNNNNNNNNNNNNNNNNNNNNNNNNNNNNNNNNNNNNNNNNNNNNNNNNNNNNNNNNNNNNNNNNNNNNNNNNNNNNNNNNNNNNNNNNNNNNNNNNNNNNNNNNNNNNNNNNNNNNNNNNNNNNNNNNNNNNNNNNNNNNNNNNNNNNNNNNNNNNNNNNNNNNNNNNNNNNNNNNNNNNNNNNNNNNNNNNNNNNNNNNNNNNNNNNNNNNNNNNNNNNNNNNNNNNNNNNNNNNNNNNNNNNNNNNNNNNNNNNNNNNNNNNNNNNNNNNNNNNNNNNNNNNNNNNNNNNNNNNNNNNNNNNNNNNNNNNNNNNNNNNNNNNNNNNNNNNNNNNNNNNNNNNNNNNNNNNNNNNNNNNNNNNNNNNNNNNNNNNNNNNNNNNNNNNNNNNNNNNNNNNNNNNNNNNNNNNNNNNNNNNNNNNNNNNNNNNNNNNNACTATGACAGGCATGCATTGAGAATAAAACCTGACTATTCTAGACATTTACAGGTTGGTGGCCTGTaaaactgcactgcaaaaacacaaaatctaagtattgatttaagtcaataattccttaaaattgatgaaaaactaaGTTACAtatgcagattatttcacttataaaatgggaaaaatgattcgttataagtgaaaataatCTGATAAATAATCCGAAggaaggaattattgacttaatacAAGTtgctatattttgctgaaaagttatttataagttGGTTTTatcatatttcaagtgtactaagatatttgttcTAGTAAGTAgatcaaaattacttggtaagattttgtatttttacagtgtaatgtTAACTAGTAGCTTCTTAATGACTGTTGGTTCTGCAGTCACAGTATGACTAATTCCCACAGCTGTAGTGTGTAacttatataaataaaatgttttaaataaaatgtttttaaatatttgttaaaacaaatattttaacaaactgtcaccatgttgtgaaaGTTTGTTATGAAACAGGTAATCTttgaaaagatcgatctccttCACTTTCTCCTTGAATTACAATCATCGTCTAAAGAAACGCTCCGCTCCCAACCAagaacaaccagtcagagccaggaggagggtcttagctcCGCCAATCACCCTCATATACTCGCTGCTAAACATGCTAatgatggagaaacaactttCAGTAGAGACATTTATCCACCGATATCTGTGGCTAAGCTAACTACctttagcattcacaacatgctatgctagctgcagcataacAGAGATCATGATTGATAGCGATAGGACCcgccttctggctctgattggttgttagcactgggagaaggcagaagagCTAAATTTGTCACCAAATATTTGTTTCACCATATTGTCATGACAGTGtcagtttcaataaataaactaaatattatttttataaaagtttaacaagtcaaataaatgtatatatttaaagttatctaaaaagtcttaaaatgacATTATATTTCCCCTCACAGTGACGTTTCCAGACAGTGGATTTAGGATATTTGTCTGTTCTGATCCATGTGCCTGTTCTTCATCCAGCCtctaacatgttaaaataaaaccctgttacACCCGGCCTGCAGTATTCACATATTTAACCATATTTTCATGTTCTGTTTGTAGATTATTACCTTTGCAGAAACGCTACAGAGCCATTTGCTGCAATAGCAACAGTTTTAAATGATCCTTTCACCCAATTTCCATTTCTCTTCTTAATAAATCTTGATAATATTGGTGGTTTGGGGGTAAATTTAGTCCCACATATATTaacacatttacatattttctatgTTAGCTGCTTGTTTTATATTACAACAATGAAACTGTGTAGTTAGAGTTACATTATCTCATTCAGTGAAATTGGTCTGCATTGTGATGTTTCTTGTCTTACTGTAACGTGTTGCTGTACTTTCACTCACAACAAATTTCCCATAGTCGAAACTAATCATTGTTTTACCTGATTATCTTCTTTAAACAGGTAATAATTCAAACTTTTCcatatgtttctgtttgtccCCTGCAGGAACCATGTCTGCCGTCTACCTCGTCCTSCTGCTGCTGCCTCTGGTCTCAGCTCAGACGTTTCACTGGGGTCCCTGTCCCAGTCCGGCAGTGCAGCCCGGCTTCGACGTCCAAAAGGTAAATCctgtaaaaacatgttgggAGCACATATGAACACAAAGTGACCCAGTTGTTTCTGTCGCCAGTACCTGGGACGGTGGTACGAGATAGCSAGGCTTCCCAATTCCTTTGAAAAGGGGAAATGCATGGAGGCGAATTACGCCTTGAGGAAAGATGGAACCATCCGRGTCCTGAACTCTCAGCTGTAGTGAGTACAATTATTGCTTCTTCATTTGGTTTGATGTTTTGTGTGAAAACTAGAATTTTTCTGGGTCCAAAATTTCGATACTCTGATACTTTAtccttttattctgtttctgtcATGATTTTTGCTTGGTTTTCTAtcagatctggaaaaaaatKTATGAAAAAAATCCATAGTATGCGGCTGCAAAGGGAAGAGCGTGCCATGACTTTTAATGTTGATATAACACAATACTTATGTAATCTGCAAGAGGAAACCCATCTGTCCATTACAGGGTTTGGTGAAACGCAGAAAAACTTCGACCTTCTTTGAATCTATATTCAAACTTTATARCAGAAACTCAGCTCTAAGTCTAAATGTTTCATCTAACtgtattactattattatacCTTTCATGGTTTCTACATGAtctaagttttattttttttatgttttttttttttagatttcaccATATATTCAGAAAGCTTCAAAAGGTTCTGTGACTCATAGTTGGATAGTCATAGTCATAAGTCACAGTTTCTGCACAAGCTTGgattattgtgtgaaataaaaatgtccctCCTTTGTTCCAGAAAAGGCGGGAATCCCCATAGCATCCCAAAGAATGACTCAGCATTCTTtgggatgtgttttttttttttttttttttgcttagcttagctgtttttcttctttttaaatctgctaGTCTGGAGTTAGCAAAGAGAAGTTGATGTATGTCAGataattttgcagaaaatgtcagGTTTAAAACTGTTGTGAATAGCTTTTGTTATTGTTagtaattaaatgtttgcatgtgYGACTCTGTTTTTCTATATTCCAGTAAAGATAAAGTGAGTACAGCAGAAGGGACAGCTGTGGTTCSTGATACCAGGGAAATGGCCAAACTCGGAGTCAGCTTCTCATACTGTAAGTGTATTTAATAAAGATCACCAAGAGTCTGACAGCAACAAATGAAGAGTTGGAYGTTAATTTGTCAATGCTTGAGTGCAATAATGATCAAAAGACGTTTCCCATTTTAAATACAGGTCTTGTACACACATAGCTGGgtcttcaaaaaacaaatatYTCAAAtactgtttgaaaaaataatatcgTACATGTGGAATCGGTTTAAGAAAAGTGTTTATTCACACAAACCTGCTGAATTTCAACACTGAATTTTGTtataaacatgccaaacccatagggggcagtgtagtgCAAAGCTAAAACCAATCACAGTCCTTCAAAACAAccatgacttcctgttaggaatGAAATATGGMACCAGGAGAGGTTGGACTACTGTTGAATAGTGTGTTAGAATATAaggttaataaaacacaagacatGCCGATTGGGAATCATAYGAATCAAGAAGTTAACGTTGAATACATCAATGGTCTTCCTTATTTCTGGTCTTAGGGGTTccgccaatcagtgccaagtaAAATTAATGGTGGTCCTGGATTGGCCAGCTAATACTGTGTGAAGTATCACAGGGCCTccgtatttcagcttcccaaactgcatttcctttaaaatattttagatatgaaaCAATCCATGAACAGGCAGATTTTCCATGAATAATTCCAAGTTAAAGCTGCatcacataacttttataatAAGATATgttgtttatatatttgttaaattatcATTATATAGTGACCATAAAAtacaagacagataatctgtgaaagaaaTCATGCTGCCAGGACTAATTGTAGAAATAYATCTCAGCCAGAAACAATCAATtacagccaggaggagggtcttagcgctgtcaatcactcttgtgCTCACCYtttgctctctgctatgctacagcaTTGTAGTTCACCACAACATAGCCAACCAGGRATGCTAAGRCTAGTTATAAATGGCTCTCCACCATTAGTACGTTGAGCTTCGTGTACACAAAGatgattggcagcactaagacccgcttYctggctctgattggttgattctgaCAGCAgcagtagctcagggaggaacttgattttttcacagatgatctatctcatattatactgtcacaacattgTGACGGTAAAAAATATATGTCGAAAACATATTTTGGTAAAAGTTACAAAAGTACACAAATAGCCCGGTGGATCTGATGTTACCTTGACCTCCTGAATCAGCAAATAAACTAACTTTATGGCGTTTGCTCACAGTCACTCCCTACAGCCCGTACTGGGTCCTCACCACCGACTACACCAGCCTGGCGGTGGTGTACTCCTGCACGGACATCCTCCGCCTGTTCCGAGTCGAGTACGCCTGGATCYTGTCACGGTCACGCTTCCTGCCGCCGCTGACGGTTCGCTACGCCAAAGAGCTGCTGGTCAGAGAAGGAATCGACATCTCCAGGATGAAGGCCACCGATCAGAACTGCAAAGACAACTAGGAGGCCGCTTCTCGGTCATGTCTTACTATTTCTGCttagaaagtttgtttttattaatgcgaagaaatattttaagatttctgtgtttaattgtAGTYATACCTGTTATTGTGATATTTATAAGCACAacaaagtttatatattttgattCTGCTTTTCTGTTAAATGGTYGCTGATTGAAGATGGAAATATTAACTGAAGGGTTGTTGTTTACTATGTTRCAACATTGTAAGTCacattttctgtaataaatagtaaataataGACAACTGTTTTGTCTATTCTTACTCTGGAGGTTCTATAAACTATACAAACTAATTCATTGGGTATTTCTGCCATCTTTTTTAATKAACTGAACCAGTTTTTCTCATTGGATATTGACAATATCACTATGCTCTATTGTAGATTTTATGaattgttttcctctttcatgTACCTGTTTGTAAGCTTACCTGTGAAATGTAGCTAAAATCTTTCACTTAGGTTGTTTCTCCATACATTTATCRTTGTATTAAATTGTTATTCTGctcttggcagttggtggttaccatagtaacCAGTAACTGACAGATCCACTGCCCCCCTTTCTCTGTTGCTGTTGGTAACCGTGGCATGTATTGGGgtcagctctgtgttttcttcacagatatattttaacatgtttttgacaAATTCAATCATATCCAGTGTTTCATGagtatttttgttgctttgtgtgCTTTTAATGTAACATGCACAACTGTCGCTGTTGTGCATGTTGCGTTAATGTTGGTGCATTGGCGTCGGTGAATGTGATTGATTGgatatttcaaagaaaacataagttttatataattctaaacaagaaaactgataaaacgttaaatattttttaaatgatcaaaagtCTCTAAATATTAAGATGAAGCACTGATGCCCTGGATTAGTTgaatttttagatgtttgaaaTAATCCAAAGGATGAAGGAagttaaggtaaaaaaaaaaaaaaaacagtagtgCTGAACCAGCATTCATACATCTGGACTCACCGAGCCTTTCTGCAGTTCCTCACAGCTGAAACCAGTCTCAGTCGTCCTGATTCTGATGTGTTGTACTTCTCCAGGTTCAACTCATCCAAAACCTCTGACATCTGCAGCATGTAGGCCAGAGCTGAACACTGGATCTCTGAGAGTTCATTCCCTGATTTCAGGAACTGTTGGATCTCCTGAAAAACTGAGAGGTTGTTTATCTCCAAGGCAGTGGAAGATGTTGATGCTTCTGTCAGGAGATATTCTACCAGAGTTCATCTTCTTCAGGTTGGTGATGATTCTCTGGATGGTTTCTGGATTGTTCTCTGTCTGACCCAGCAGGCCTCCTAACAGACTCTGGTTGGAGACTCCACAGTCAGGCCATGAAGGAAGCGGACAAACAGGCCCAGGTGGCCATTTTCACTGCTGAAGGATTTCTCTAGGACTGTTTTCATGAACCAATCCAGAGATGTTTCATTGTATTCTCCTCCCAGGTATGTCTTCATTGCCTCTCAGTTCCTGGTGGTGAAACAGTGTAGCatgcagccagaaactcctggaTGCTCAGATGAACAAAGCAGTAGACTGGTTTCTGGAAGATCAGATTCTCTCTTTTGAAGATCTCTGTACAGTCATGAGTACACTGTAGCCCCTGTGACATCCAGACCACACTGCTCCAGGTCTTCTTGGTAGAACATGATGTTTCCTTTCTCCAGATGTTCAAATGCCAGTTTCCCCAGCTTCAGAAGAACTTCCCTGTCTGCCTCCATCAGTTCCTGTGTACTTGTCTCATGTCCACCATGGAACTtattcttcttcctctttgtctggACCAATAGGAAGTGTGAGTACATGTCAGTCATGGTCTTGGGCAGCTCTCCTCTCTGTTCTGAGGTCAGCATGTTCTCCAGAACCGTAGCAGTTATCCAGCAGAAGACTGGGATTCCACACATGATGTGGAGGCTCCTGGAGATCTTGATATGGGAGATGATTCTGCTGGACAGCTCTTCATCACTGAACCTCCTCCTGAAGTACTCCTCCTTCTGGCCGTCGGTGAAGCCTTGTACTTCTGTTACCCTGGTAACACATGAGGgagggatctgattggctggtgcAGGTCTGGAAGTTATCCAGATGAGAGCCGAGGGAAGCAGCTTCCCCTtgatgaggtttgtcagcagaacGTTGACTAATGACTTCTGTGTGACGTCAGAAACCAGCTGACTGCTGTTGAAGTCCagtgaaagtttgttttcatccaGGCCATCAAAGATGAAGAGAAATTTGCATTTAGCCAACTGCTCTGCTGGAAGCTTCTGGAGTGTTGGATGGAAAACATGGAAGAGCGTGCGAAGACTGTGCTGCTCACCTCTGATCAGGTTCAGCTCCCTGAACGAAAGCAGAACCACCACACTGACATCTTGGTTCTCCACGCCCTCGGCTCAGTCCAGTGTGAACTTCTGCACTGAGAAGGTTTTTCCAACACCAGCGACGCCGTTAGTCAGAACCACTCTGATGGCTCCATGTTGGTCAGGGAAGGCTTTAAAGATGTCCTGGCACCTAATTGGAGAGTCATGGAGCTTCTGGATCTGGGAAGCTCTCTCCAGCTGCTTAACCTCATGCTGGGTGTTAACCTTTTCACTCTGACCTTCTGTGATGTAGAGATCAGTGTAGATCTTGTTGAGGAGggttctacttcctgtttcatcacttccttcagtcacacattcacatctccTCCTCAGACTGATCTTATGTTCCTTTATAACCTCCTGCAGAACAACATAtgctgaaacagaagaaacaacaactgaagtaaaaatatgactttgtgATTAATTTGGAACCAAACGATATGGAACAGATGGTTCTGTTAACCCTGCTGATTGGATCAATTTTCAGAAACAACATACTGTATTTCTGCATCTGATTTGTGCAATTAGCTGAGAACAGAGCcactttaaagcaaaactattgacagcagctggaaataCAGAGATTTAGTTAACAGGAAGAACCTTGAATTTCCAAATCTCAACTAAAGACATTGTAGAGTAAAActaataattgttttatcattttatttgagtgttttatctAAATGTGTTCAGTTACCTAGCTGGCTCTGACCAGTTATTCTTTAAGGTTATTTCCTTATCTATGATGTAATTTCCTACTCAAGGGGTCCATCTGTTCTGTTATCTCAGCATTCTTCCACTGAAGAAGGTCATCATAATAAAAGCCAATTTCCAAGCAAAGTTGAGGAGAGCTCACCAATCTTTGATCCCGAGCGAGTTAGAGGTTGTGGATCTCTCCCTTTGTGAAGGAAGGCATAAAATCCTCATTGGTCTTGTGTCTGGTTCTTTTGCAGGTCTtgagctaattttaaaaccCCCAACAGACATCGAACTGGTTTAATAGACAACAGAAAGAAGCTCTGATTGGAGGTGCTCAGTCTCACCTGGAGccagctgctctgattggctgtcagcAGTAAAGCTCCTATTCTGGGTCGTTTCCCACACTGGGGGCAGGAGGAGGGTTCAGATGGAGCAGACTGGTCCCAGTAGGACCTGATGCATTTTCTGCAGAACCAGTGTCCACAGTTGGTAGAGACCGGATCCATCAGAACCTCCTGACCCAAAGCACAGCAGGACAGCCGGTCCTCCTCACCAACgttgctcctcttcctccctctgtgaAGACATTTCTTCATCACTGAAACAGATCACTAACAACAGGCTGGAGCCGTCCTGGTGTTggttaagtgttccctttatttttttgagcagtatatttcaTTATATTATATCTGGTGTTATGATTGATCTTTCTTTGACTCAGACAGAATAAAGAATTCAGACGGAAAAATACAATCAGAGTAGAAAACTGTTTCCATCAGAGGCTCAAAAACCAAAATCTAATTCTAATCTGGATTCCAGAGTAGAAACATGGATCATTATTTAATGGTGGAACACCAGT
Protein-coding regions in this window:
- the apodb gene encoding apolipoprotein Db, translating into MSAVYLVLLLLPLVSAQTFHWGPCPSPAVQPGFDVQKYLGRWYEIARLPNSFEKGKCMEANYALRKDGTIRVLNSQLYKDKVSTAEGTAVVXDTREMAKLGVSFSYFTPYSPYWVLTTDYTSLAVVYSCTDILRLFRVEYAWILSRSRFLPPLTVRYAKELLVREGIDISRMKATDQNCKDN